The following are from one region of the Petrotoga sibirica DSM 13575 genome:
- a CDS encoding substrate-binding domain-containing protein, which translates to VKYLINQFYYTAETSDEVFNLIMSLLSLPKNNIPTAIFCSNDLVAMQVIMAAKKLNLDIPNDISLIGFDDADFAQALEISTFRHPKQQFGEKAAQMLLKMIEENNNGKPEKIVEKAEFIERNSLIQKK; encoded by the coding sequence TGTCAAGTACCTCATCAACCAGTTTTATTATACAGCCGAAACATCCGACGAAGTTTTCAATTTAATTATGTCACTTTTGAGCCTTCCAAAAAACAATATACCCACTGCTATTTTTTGTTCAAACGATTTGGTAGCTATGCAAGTGATAATGGCAGCAAAAAAATTGAATCTTGATATACCAAACGATATTTCGTTAATAGGTTTTGATGACGCAGATTTTGCACAAGCGCTTGAAATTTCTACTTTTAGGCATCCAAAACAGCAATTTGGTGAAAAAGCTGCTCAAATGCTGCTTAAAATGATTGAGGAAAATAACAATGGAAAACCAGAAAAAATTGTCGAAAAAGCCGAGTTCATAGAAAGAAATAGCCTTATTCAAAAAAAGTGA
- a CDS encoding sn-glycerol-1-phosphate dehydrogenase, whose product MCDLLNLKIEQMAGLNFKCECGRTHKVDIEKIIVKSNVLNDKNSFIDIIDSKNLFVVADKNTYKSFGKELSTLLKRENYQITEFIFHNEDHLIPNEKSVGRLLIEIPKNASLIIGVGSGTINDLCRFLSYKFNIPYIIFATAPSMDGYASMVSPLIVEGFKRTYEATYAKAIVVDTQVLKNAPLEMIHAGFGDILGKFTSLTDWKLSKLINNEYYCENTVEFVEKARDLCVKNAEKISQRSEEVTKQIMEALIISGIAIGFVGYSRPASGAEHHLAHYWEMDAISKNISYPLHGNSVGVGTVVVSMIYQLMKDKLPKELIPPDPEYLISIHKKVGSIYNPKELGIPKDVFQESIIHAREIRNRYTILQLAHEFNFLEKISTILTEKFYG is encoded by the coding sequence ATGTGCGATCTTTTGAATCTTAAAATAGAGCAAATGGCTGGTTTGAATTTCAAATGTGAATGTGGAAGAACTCATAAGGTAGATATTGAAAAAATAATTGTAAAAAGTAATGTTTTGAACGATAAAAATAGTTTTATAGATATTATTGACTCTAAAAATTTATTTGTTGTTGCTGATAAAAATACCTATAAGAGTTTTGGAAAAGAACTAAGTACACTCTTAAAAAGAGAAAATTATCAAATAACTGAGTTTATTTTTCATAACGAAGATCATTTGATCCCAAATGAAAAAAGCGTTGGAAGATTATTGATAGAAATTCCTAAGAATGCATCGTTAATAATTGGTGTTGGTTCTGGAACTATAAACGATCTATGTAGATTTTTAAGTTACAAATTCAATATTCCTTATATAATCTTTGCAACCGCTCCTTCAATGGACGGATATGCTTCAATGGTCTCCCCTTTAATTGTAGAAGGTTTTAAAAGAACGTATGAAGCAACTTATGCAAAAGCAATAGTAGTGGATACACAAGTTTTAAAAAATGCACCTTTAGAAATGATTCATGCAGGATTCGGAGACATTCTTGGAAAGTTTACTTCTTTGACGGATTGGAAACTTTCTAAATTAATCAACAATGAATATTATTGTGAAAATACTGTTGAATTTGTAGAAAAAGCAAGGGATCTTTGCGTAAAAAATGCAGAGAAAATAAGTCAAAGAAGCGAAGAAGTTACTAAACAAATAATGGAAGCGTTAATTATCTCTGGAATAGCCATAGGATTTGTAGGTTACTCAAGGCCTGCATCGGGGGCGGAGCATCACCTAGCTCATTATTGGGAAATGGATGCTATATCAAAAAATATATCCTATCCTTTACATGGAAATTCTGTTGGAGTAGGAACGGTTGTTGTTTCGATGATCTATCAATTAATGAAAGATAAACTTCCTAAAGAATTAATACCGCCAGATCCTGAGTACTTAATTTCAATTCACAAAAAGGTAGGTTCTATATATAACCCAAAAGAATTAGGTATTCCAAAAGACGTCTTTCAAGAAAGTATCATACATGCCAGAGAAATCAGAAATAGATACACTATTCTTCAATTAGCTCATGAGTTTAACTTTTTAGAAAAGATTTCAACGATTCTTACAGAAAAATTTTATGGTTAA